One genomic segment of Desulforamulus reducens MI-1 includes these proteins:
- the asnS gene encoding asparagine--tRNA ligase: protein MQGTLIRHLGKHVDEEVSIQGWLYNKRSSGKIQFLIVRDGTGLVQGVLVKKEAPEIFELAKELTQESAIRLRGIVREEPRSMGGYELTVTGLEIINLAQEYPISHKEHGVDFLMDRRHLWMRTPRQNAILRIRAEIEQAARDFFNQNDFTLVDSPIITPAACEGTTTLFELDYHGEKAYLSQSGQLYNEASAMAVGRMYCFGPTFRAEKSKTRRHLMEFWMIEAEAAFFDFEDNMKLQEEMVYFIVQRVLERRRQDLELLGRDISKLEAIKLPFPRLSYTEAVELLKSKGEAFEWGEDFGAPHETIISENFESPVFIHRYPTEIKAFYMKPDPEDGRVVLGADLIAPEGYGEMIGGGQRIDDLQLLEQRLEEHKLPKEAFEWYLDLRRYGSVPHSGFGLGLERTVAWICKLDHVRETIPYPRMLYRVYP from the coding sequence GTACATTAATTAGACATCTAGGAAAACATGTGGATGAAGAAGTAAGTATTCAGGGATGGTTGTACAATAAAAGGTCATCCGGGAAAATACAATTTTTGATTGTACGGGATGGAACTGGATTAGTACAGGGGGTTTTAGTTAAAAAAGAAGCCCCAGAGATTTTTGAATTGGCTAAAGAACTTACCCAAGAATCCGCCATACGGTTAAGGGGAATCGTTCGGGAAGAGCCTCGTTCAATGGGAGGCTATGAGCTTACCGTTACTGGTCTGGAAATTATTAACCTTGCTCAAGAATATCCCATTTCTCATAAAGAGCATGGCGTTGATTTCTTAATGGACCGTCGGCATCTATGGATGCGAACACCCAGACAAAATGCAATTTTGCGGATCCGGGCCGAGATAGAACAAGCAGCCAGAGATTTTTTCAATCAAAATGATTTTACACTGGTGGATAGTCCCATTATTACACCTGCAGCCTGTGAAGGGACCACAACATTATTTGAGTTAGATTATCATGGGGAAAAGGCGTACTTATCTCAAAGCGGCCAATTGTATAACGAAGCTTCTGCCATGGCAGTAGGTCGCATGTACTGCTTTGGACCGACCTTCCGGGCTGAGAAATCAAAAACCCGTCGACATCTAATGGAATTCTGGATGATTGAAGCAGAGGCAGCTTTCTTCGATTTCGAAGACAATATGAAACTGCAGGAAGAAATGGTTTATTTTATTGTTCAGCGGGTTCTTGAACGCCGGCGCCAGGATTTAGAGTTGCTGGGACGGGATATTAGTAAGCTGGAAGCTATTAAATTACCATTTCCACGTCTTAGCTATACCGAGGCAGTTGAACTGTTAAAGAGTAAGGGTGAAGCCTTTGAATGGGGCGAAGATTTTGGAGCGCCCCACGAAACTATTATCTCAGAGAATTTTGAATCACCTGTATTTATTCACCGTTACCCCACAGAAATAAAAGCCTTTTACATGAAACCTGATCCTGAGGATGGAAGGGTTGTGCTGGGGGCGGACCTAATTGCTCCAGAAGGCTATGGTGAGATGATAGGTGGTGGCCAGCGTATTGATGATCTGCAACTTCTTGAGCAGAGGTTGGAAGAACATAAGTTACCCAAGGAAGCCTTTGAATGGTACCTGGATTTAAGGCGCTACGGCAGTGTACCACACTCTGGATTTGGCCTTGGTCTAGAACGTACTGTTGCCTGGATTTGTAAATTGGATCATGTGAGGGAAACCATTCCTTATCCACGGATGCTTTATCGTGTTTATCCATAA
- a CDS encoding putative DNA modification/repair radical SAM protein, with protein sequence MELLEKLKILADAAKYDVSCSSSGSRRKNTKGGIGNAATSGICHSWSQDGRCISLLKILLTNYCVFNCAYCVNRVSNDLPRAAFTPDEVVDLTINFYRRNYIEGLFLSSAIWQNPNHTMELLLQTVKKLRVEQRFNGYIHLKAIPGADWRLIAEAGTLVDRMSVNIELPSSEGLKLLAPQKRKETIMKPMGLIGSQILECSEEQKRSRKAPSFVPAGQSTQLIIGATPDTDLKIIQLSENLYHHFNLKRVYYSAYVPVSNAPVLPQMASPPLKRENRLYQADWLLRYYGFKAQELLSNDNPNFHLDLDPKSDWALRNLHLFPVEVNKADYNVILRVPGIGVKSAKKIIIARKFHSLSFEDLQKIGVVLKRARYFITCKGRYYGAVPFKEEAIKNHLIPAHKKEPAYTQLSLFSEPAFGYQLADAQSSITGEI encoded by the coding sequence ATGGAGTTGCTTGAAAAATTAAAAATTTTAGCTGATGCGGCCAAATATGATGTATCCTGTTCCTCCAGTGGAAGTAGGCGCAAAAATACAAAGGGCGGGATTGGAAACGCTGCCACCAGTGGGATTTGTCATAGCTGGTCCCAGGATGGAAGATGCATTTCACTATTAAAAATACTTCTTACCAATTATTGTGTCTTTAACTGTGCCTATTGTGTCAATCGAGTGTCAAACGACCTGCCAAGGGCTGCTTTCACACCAGATGAAGTTGTTGATTTAACTATTAATTTTTACAGACGAAATTATATAGAAGGGTTATTCTTGAGTTCGGCCATTTGGCAAAATCCTAATCATACTATGGAACTTCTACTGCAAACCGTAAAAAAACTAAGAGTGGAGCAACGTTTTAATGGATATATTCACTTGAAGGCCATACCCGGAGCAGATTGGAGATTGATAGCAGAGGCAGGAACCCTGGTTGACAGGATGAGCGTTAATATTGAACTGCCTTCCAGTGAGGGACTAAAATTGTTGGCACCACAAAAAAGAAAAGAAACCATTATGAAACCCATGGGCCTGATCGGGTCACAGATTTTGGAGTGCAGTGAGGAACAAAAACGGTCCAGGAAGGCTCCATCCTTTGTTCCTGCAGGCCAAAGCACTCAATTAATCATCGGCGCCACCCCGGATACAGATTTAAAGATAATCCAGCTTTCAGAAAACCTTTATCATCATTTTAATCTAAAAAGGGTTTATTACTCCGCCTACGTCCCTGTATCCAATGCACCTGTACTACCACAAATGGCCAGTCCACCTTTGAAGCGTGAAAATCGTTTATATCAAGCCGATTGGTTGCTTCGCTATTATGGATTTAAGGCACAGGAGCTTCTTTCCAATGATAATCCAAATTTTCATCTTGACCTTGACCCAAAATCTGATTGGGCCCTTCGTAACCTTCATTTATTCCCTGTGGAAGTTAACAAGGCAGATTACAACGTGATACTACGTGTACCGGGTATTGGAGTAAAATCAGCTAAAAAAATAATAATTGCACGAAAGTTTCACTCTCTAAGTTTTGAAGACTTGCAAAAAATTGGCGTGGTTTTAAAAAGGGCACGTTATTTTATTACCTGCAAAGGAAGGTATTATGGTGCAGTCCCCTTCAAAGAAGAGGCCATTAAAAACCATTTGATTCCTGCCCATAAAAAAGAACCTGCTTATACGCAGCTTTCCCTATTTTCGGAGCCTGCTTTCGGTTACCAGCTTGCGGATGCTCAAAGCAGTATTACGGGGGAAATATGA
- a CDS encoding TIGR03915 family putative DNA repair protein, with the protein MNYFLYDGSFEGLLTAIYEAYYRRERPDYIVAQDEFESDLFSNTITITSDQEKSERVYRAIEDKISYLTLQHVFYVHLSDLPERGTLIYHYLKLGWCVGPNVNHYLAEECVRRVLEISQKVRGERHRMLGLIRFERLQGDLYYAAMEPDHNIVGLVAPHFVKRLSDQNWLIHDLKRKLAAVYNKKEWMLTSLDVPQTLIYDDKESYYQALWKNYFTSTAIQGRINPRLQKQFMPVRYWKHLVEKKPLDT; encoded by the coding sequence ATGAATTATTTTCTCTATGATGGAAGTTTTGAGGGGTTATTAACAGCCATTTATGAAGCCTATTACCGTAGAGAAAGGCCAGATTATATTGTGGCCCAGGATGAATTTGAATCAGATTTATTTAGTAATACAATAACCATTACCAGCGACCAGGAAAAATCGGAAAGGGTTTACCGTGCCATCGAAGATAAAATATCCTATCTTACTTTACAGCATGTTTTCTATGTGCATTTATCTGACCTGCCAGAGAGGGGGACCCTCATTTATCATTACTTAAAACTGGGCTGGTGTGTAGGACCCAATGTAAACCATTACCTGGCTGAAGAGTGTGTAAGAAGAGTATTGGAAATCAGTCAAAAAGTGAGAGGTGAAAGACACCGCATGTTGGGGTTGATCCGCTTTGAAAGATTACAAGGAGATTTATACTATGCTGCCATGGAACCGGACCATAATATTGTTGGCTTGGTGGCACCTCACTTTGTTAAAAGACTGTCCGATCAAAATTGGCTAATTCATGATCTGAAAAGAAAATTAGCAGCGGTCTATAACAAAAAAGAATGGATGTTAACAAGCCTGGATGTTCCACAAACATTGATCTATGATGACAAGGAAAGCTATTATCAAGCATTATGGAAAAATTATTTTACCAGTACAGCTATTCAAGGCAGAATTAACCCAAGGCTACAAAAACAGTTCATGCCGGTCCGCTATTGGAAACATTTGGTGGAGAAGAAACCCCTTGATACATAA
- a CDS encoding IS481 family transposase, translating to MLTAKDRESIALKKFSLISPVLNGQVKNQKDYFETICVKPIDMPYYGFRMYSPKTLMCWLSDYRRGGLDSLKPGYRSDKGKSRKVSLEIADEIRKKRSQMPRITSALLYEELVKDKVILPEKLSRATFYRFLVANPELAAGKDPENPGEKELKRFSHQRINELWQTDIMFGPYISIGKSKKQAYLIAFIDDASRLITHAQFFFFQNFVALRVALKEAVLKRGIPKMIYTDNGKVYRSDQLNMLCAGLGCSLIHTEPFTPTSKGKIERFFHTVRQRFLSRLDPTKLKSLDQLNLYFWQWLEEDYQRKTHSALNMSPLDFFMAQVHNINFLANPQLLEEHFLLLVTRKVNHDATLSVESILYETEQSLANSRLEVRYDPDWLANSNQPILLYRDGMKVGEARQVNFFDNARAKRKGRGRQSQSSQELLESVETSEQKATPSISYAQIDDQLKQSSREVGDR from the coding sequence ATGCTCACAGCCAAAGATAGGGAAAGTATTGCTCTTAAGAAATTTTCTTTGATTAGTCCAGTACTAAATGGCCAGGTTAAAAACCAAAAGGATTATTTCGAAACTATATGTGTTAAGCCCATTGATATGCCCTATTATGGATTCAGGATGTATTCCCCAAAAACTCTTATGTGTTGGTTAAGTGATTATCGTCGTGGGGGATTAGACTCATTAAAGCCAGGTTACCGATCGGATAAGGGTAAAAGCCGAAAGGTAAGCCTAGAGATTGCTGATGAAATTCGTAAGAAAAGAAGCCAAATGCCACGGATTACTAGCGCACTGCTCTATGAAGAGTTAGTTAAAGATAAAGTTATTCTTCCGGAAAAGTTGTCACGAGCGACTTTTTACCGTTTTCTGGTCGCTAATCCTGAACTGGCTGCAGGTAAAGATCCAGAAAACCCTGGTGAGAAGGAACTTAAACGTTTTTCTCACCAAAGAATTAATGAATTATGGCAAACTGATATTATGTTTGGTCCATATATTAGTATAGGTAAATCAAAGAAACAAGCCTACCTAATCGCATTTATCGATGATGCCTCCAGGTTGATAACACATGCACAATTCTTCTTTTTTCAAAACTTCGTAGCTCTTCGAGTAGCTTTGAAAGAGGCTGTTCTAAAACGAGGAATTCCCAAAATGATCTATACAGATAACGGAAAAGTTTATCGTAGTGATCAACTAAATATGCTTTGTGCTGGATTAGGTTGCTCGTTAATTCATACAGAACCTTTCACCCCTACGTCTAAGGGTAAAATTGAAAGGTTTTTTCATACTGTGAGGCAACGCTTTTTATCTAGATTAGACCCCACTAAATTAAAAAGTTTAGACCAACTAAATTTATATTTTTGGCAATGGCTGGAGGAAGATTATCAGCGCAAGACCCATAGTGCTTTAAATATGAGTCCATTAGATTTTTTTATGGCTCAAGTCCATAATATTAATTTTTTAGCCAACCCCCAATTATTAGAGGAGCATTTTTTATTGCTCGTTACCAGAAAAGTTAATCATGATGCGACCCTGTCTGTTGAATCTATTCTTTATGAAACGGAGCAAAGCTTAGCCAATTCACGACTAGAGGTACGGTACGACCCAGATTGGTTAGCTAATTCAAACCAACCAATTTTATTATACCGGGATGGTATGAAAGTTGGTGAGGCCAGACAAGTAAATTTTTTTGACAATGCTAGGGCTAAAAGAAAGGGTCGAGGTCGGCAATCTCAGTCATCACAGGAGTTACTGGAATCGGTTGAAACGTCGGAACAGAAAGCAACTCCTAGTATTTCTTATGCTCAAATTGATGACCAACTTAAACAATCGTCAAGAGAAGTAGGTGATCGCTAA
- a CDS encoding ExeA family protein yields MFTQFFGLKFNPFSKEVPADKLFISQDLLELESRLKYLQSTRGIGLVAGEPGAGKSTALRKFVNELNPALYKHCYFSLATVTVLEFYQGLALELGEQPKHKKVAIFRQIQGAINSMYYERRITPVIILDEIHLASNKLLEDLRLIFNFKMDSQNPFILVLAGQPLIRSKLSLNINNPLRQRLVVKHIMQGLKPEEIRDYCTSRLKQAGLIEEIFTDSAIDAIYATTKGLPRLINNLVTNCLLYAYYKKLRQIDEEVVYQAQNELNI; encoded by the coding sequence ATGTTTACACAATTCTTTGGACTTAAGTTTAACCCTTTTTCTAAAGAAGTACCGGCGGACAAATTATTTATTAGCCAAGACTTATTGGAACTAGAATCGAGGTTAAAATATTTGCAAAGTACCCGTGGAATCGGGTTAGTTGCAGGTGAACCAGGTGCTGGCAAATCAACAGCTTTGAGAAAATTTGTTAATGAGTTAAACCCAGCTCTCTACAAGCATTGTTATTTTTCTTTGGCGACTGTTACTGTGTTGGAATTTTATCAGGGACTTGCCTTAGAACTTGGTGAGCAACCTAAACACAAAAAGGTAGCTATTTTCCGTCAAATTCAGGGCGCTATCAATTCTATGTACTATGAACGCCGGATTACGCCGGTAATTATCTTAGATGAAATACATTTAGCTTCAAACAAGTTGTTAGAGGATTTAAGGCTCATTTTTAACTTTAAAATGGACTCGCAAAATCCCTTTATTCTTGTCTTAGCAGGACAACCTTTAATTCGATCTAAGTTATCACTCAACATCAATAACCCACTAAGGCAACGTTTGGTAGTGAAACATATTATGCAGGGGTTAAAACCTGAAGAAATTAGAGATTATTGCACCAGCCGATTAAAGCAAGCAGGGTTAATCGAAGAGATTTTCACCGATTCAGCAATTGACGCTATCTATGCCACAACAAAAGGCTTACCACGGTTAATTAACAATTTAGTTACTAATTGTCTGCTTTACGCTTATTACAAAAAGTTAAGGCAAATTGATGAAGAGGTAGTTTACCAGGCCCAAAATGAACTTAATATTTGA
- a CDS encoding MarR family winged helix-turn-helix transcriptional regulator translates to MSIEKSVKDILKDKGGDFDLGFDTFKIEDTFGFIINRSAIVIRRRLAKMLKEAGYDITPEEFSLLSRLWEEDGIQQTILTEKTLKDKTRVTRLLNSLIKKFYVSKKTDEADRRNYIIYLTEEGYAIKADIVKIFKKIMENASEDIDQGEINVTKKVLRKISQNLNDID, encoded by the coding sequence TTGAGCATAGAAAAATCAGTAAAAGACATATTAAAAGATAAGGGGGGGGATTTCGACTTAGGTTTTGATACTTTTAAGATAGAAGATACGTTTGGTTTTATCATCAATAGATCAGCAATAGTCATTAGAAGACGGCTAGCAAAAATGCTGAAAGAGGCGGGGTATGACATTACGCCTGAAGAATTTTCCTTACTCAGCAGACTTTGGGAGGAGGATGGAATTCAACAAACAATACTGACAGAAAAAACATTAAAGGATAAGACTCGAGTGACACGTTTACTTAACAGCTTGATCAAAAAGTTCTATGTAAGTAAAAAGACTGATGAGGCCGATCGCAGAAACTATATTATTTATTTAACTGAAGAAGGTTATGCCATAAAAGCTGATATTGTTAAAATTTTTAAAAAAATAATGGAGAATGCTTCTGAAGACATTGATCAAGGCGAAATTAACGTGACTAAAAAAGTCCTTAGAAAGATATCCCAAAACCTAAATGATATTGATTAA